ATGCGTGACGCAAAATCAGAATTAATGGATGCAGTTGCTGATATACTTGTTGAAACAAGCAGAGAAAATGCCAATGTATCTAATTCTCCTTCGGCCAAAATGCTCCAAATAGCTAGTGCAGCAAGTAAGGCTTATTATCTAACAAGGCTAATCCCTGAAAAAATTGCGACAGCTCACGTTAAAGGTGATATTCATATACATGACTTGGACTTTTATGGCAAAACCCTTACCTGCGTACAAATACCGTTAGGAAAGCTGCTTAAATCAGGTTTTAATAATGGTCATGGTTATATAAGGCCTCCTAAACGTCCTTCCTCGGCTACTGCCTTGGCGGCAATTATTTTGCAAAGCTCACAGAACGATATGCATGGCGGGCAATCTTTTGCTTTTTTTGATCGTGATATAGCTCCTTTTATGGCAAAGGCCAGTGAAGAAGAAGTTTATCAAGCAATGGAGGCTTTAATATATAACCTTAATA
This genomic stretch from Veillonellaceae bacterium harbors:
- a CDS encoding anaerobic ribonucleoside triphosphate reductase (Catalyzes the reduction of nucleoside 5'-triphosphates to 2'-deoxynucleoside 5'-triphosphates), encoding MLTKIKKRDGRVVDFDESKITEAIFKAAKAVGGADKQLAMELTLDVLRFLKHKFNGGVFSVEDVQDAVEKMLIEKGHAKTAKAYILYRDKRTRMRDAKSELMDAVADILVETSRENANVSNSPSAKMLQIASAASKAYYLTRLIPEKIATAHVKGDIHIHDLDFYGKTLTCVQIPLGKLLKSGFNNGHGYIRPPKRPSSATALAAIILQSSQNDMHGGQSFAFFDRDIAPFMAKASEEEVYQAMEALIYNLN